ATGCTCGACATCATCGAGTCGATCGTCATCCGCGAGTACGGCCAGTCGTTGCCGTGGTGCGGGTAGTCGGACGACCACATCATGTTGTCGACCCCGACGCCGTACCGGTTGGCGACGCCGTTGCGATCAGTGATGAAGGTCGCCGACATGTTGCGGAACCAGTAGAAGCTCGGCGGCTCCTTGATGGGGATGTTGCCCCAGGACCGGTTGCGCCAGTAACGGTCGTCGATCTGCTCGAGGAAGTGCGGGATCCAGCCGACGCCGGTCTCGATCATGGCCACGTGCAGCTCGGGGAAGCGCTCGAAGGTGCCGGTGAAGATCAGCTGGCCGATCGTGCTGGGCACGGTCGCGAACACGCCCCCGAGCCCGGCCACGGCCTTGGCGTTGGCCTTGGCCGCCTTGCCCCCGTAGATGCCGCCGCCGCCCTTGGCGGCGGCCGCCTCCGCCGCCCGCCGCTGGCTCTGGCGGGCGCGCCGTGACACCAGGTTGATGTGGATGCAGACGGGGATGCCCTCGTCGGAAGCCGCGGCCCAGAACGGGTCGTCGGCATCGGAGATCGAGTCGCCCCCCGAGGGCCAGCAGGACGTGACGACGCCCTTGAAGCCGCGAGCCTTGGCCTTGCGCAGGGCATCGACGGCGTCGTCGATGCCGGTGGAGGGCATCTGTGCCATCCCGATGAGCCGGTCCCGGTCGGGCGCGCTGAACTCCTCCCACAAGAAGTTGTTGTAGGCCTCGATGCCGGCCAGCACGAAGGCGTCGTCCTCGTCGCCGAGGAAGTGGCCGACGGTGCGCTGAGGCGGGAACAAGACCTCGGCATCGACGCCGTCGATGTCCATGTCGGCCAGCCGCTCGGCTCCTATGTAGCAACCTCGCCTGGCGTCCTCGTAGGCGACACCTGTCCAGCGGAACTCGTCGAAGGGCTTCCCCGGCGTCGACACCAGACCGATCGGATCAGGGTCTGCACCGCCGGCGAACTGCCAGGCGTCGCCCCCGTCGACGTCCTTGACCAGCTTCGGCGCCCTGTCCTGGAGCTCCTTGGGCAGCCAGTTCTGCCAGATGTCCGGAGGCTCGAGGATATGGCAGTCGCCGTCGACGATGTCGTACTCGGCCATGAGCGGTGACGTCCTCCCGGATCGACTTCCTCGGCCCCACGGTCTCGGAGCGAGGACCCCACCAAGTCTCCGTCTGCCTGACGCGCGTGTCAACTTTCTCCGCCTATCGTTGCGCCATGGCTGAGCGTCTGCTGGAGGGGATCCGGGTGGTCGACGTGGCCGCCCCGCCGGCCCAGATGACGGGGAGGATCCTCGCCGATCTGGGCGCCGATGTGCTCAAGGTCGAGCCCCCCGGGGGGGACCCGGCGCGCGGCGAGCCCCTGCGCTTCGCGGCGTGGAACGCGGGGAAGACCTCGGTCGTGCTCGGGCCCGACGACGCCGAGCTGCCCGAGCTGCTCGGGGGCGCCGACGTGGTCATCGAGACGCCCGGCTGGCGGGGCGGACCGTCGCTCGACCGGGGACTGGCGCCGTCGGCGGTCTGGGTGAGCATCACACCCTTCGGCCTGCACGGACCGCGAGCCGCCTGGCGGGCGAGCGACCTGGGCATCATGGCCGCGAGCGGCAACATGTACGCCACCGGGGACGGAGACCGGCCCCCGGTGCGCTGCACTCAGCCGTCGGGCTACGCGCACCTTGGCTCGGAGGCGGCCATGGCGGTGCTCACCGCTCTCGCCTCGGGTCGGCCCCAGCTGGTCGACGTCGCCGGCCAGGAAGCGGTGATGGCGGCCGACATGTGCGCGCCGGCGACTTTTGTGCGAACTGGAGCGCGCGGGACACGCCGCGGCGCCAACATCGGACGCAGCCGGGAGATCTGGCCGTGCCGTGACGGGTTCGTGTCGTTCGGCTTGCGCGGCGGCAAGGCGCGGGTGCCGAGCCTGCAGACGATCACCCGGCTGGTCACCGAGGCGGGCATGGCCACCCCGGCGCTCACCGAGCGGGACTGGACGACCTACTCGCACGTCACCGCCACCGACGAGGAGCTGGCGGCCATCGAGCGGCCGGTAGCGGCCTACTTCGCCAGCCGCACGATGGCCGAGCTGTACGAGGTGGCCTGCGAGACGAACCTCATGCTCGCTCCGGCCAACACCCCGCCTCAGATCTACGACAGCGCCCAGCTGACCGCCCGGGAGATGTTCGGACCGGTGGGCAGCCACGAGCGGTTCCCGCTGCGGTTCGTGCTGGCGCACGGCCCCGATGGGGCGGTGATCCCGGTGACCGCTCGCGGTCCCGCCCCGGGCGCTCCCGTCGCAGGCGGTCGGCCCGGCTGGACACCACGACGACCGCCGGCGCCTGCACCGGCCCACGGGCCGGCG
This DNA window, taken from Acidimicrobiales bacterium, encodes the following:
- a CDS encoding amidohydrolase family protein; translated protein: MAEYDIVDGDCHILEPPDIWQNWLPKELQDRAPKLVKDVDGGDAWQFAGGADPDPIGLVSTPGKPFDEFRWTGVAYEDARRGCYIGAERLADMDIDGVDAEVLFPPQRTVGHFLGDEDDAFVLAGIEAYNNFLWEEFSAPDRDRLIGMAQMPSTGIDDAVDALRKAKARGFKGVVTSCWPSGGDSISDADDPFWAAASDEGIPVCIHINLVSRRARQSQRRAAEAAAAKGGGGIYGGKAAKANAKAVAGLGGVFATVPSTIGQLIFTGTFERFPELHVAMIETGVGWIPHFLEQIDDRYWRNRSWGNIPIKEPPSFYWFRNMSATFITDRNGVANRYGVGVDNMMWSSDYPHHGNDWPYSRMTIDSMMSSIDRDERRRIVGANAARIFRLGE